The DNA region TTTTCTCACCCAGCTTCAAGAACTCCTCTGGGGGTAGGAAATGGTATGTTTCTGGTCAGCTCCCGGCTAGGCTCTCCTGGGAATCCTGGGAATGGAAGGAAGGGACCGGGCTCATTTGCATGTACATCGTAGTCATTTGCCTCACATCCAGGAATGGCCAAAATCACACGGTTTTCTCCAGCCTGACTCCTGACCGGCCTCCCACTCTGGCAGTGGGGTATCAGTTCTGGAGACCACTCCCCACCAGCTGGGCGAGTTGACCTCCTTCCTTCTGCAACCTCTAGCGTGGCCCAGGCCTACATGAACCAGAGAAAGCTGGACCACGAGGTGAAGACCCTACAGGTCCAGGCTGCCCAGTTTGCCAAGCAGACAGGCCAGTGGATCGGGATGGTGGAGAACTTCAACCAGGCGCTCAAGGTAGGCCACGCTCCCTACGTCTCCAGCCACATCCTGCGCCCCCACTGGCTGCCTCCAGGGCGGTCACCTCAGGCCTGGGGTTGAGGAGGAAGTGGGGATCGTCCCAGAAACCCCAGAAATCTATGGCCCCAGTGTCACAGAAGCTAGAGAAGTAAAAGCAGCTGGTGGGTCCACACGAAGCCCTTTGTAGGGGATGGAATGAAAGTACCCCCATCCATCCCCTAGAGCCACACCCCACCCACCCTGACTCCCGGACTCCGCACCCCATCACCACCTTCCAGGAAATCGGGGATGTGGAGAACTGGGCTCGGAGCATCGAGCTGGACATGCGCACCATTGCCACCGCGCTGGAGTACGTCTACAAAGGGCAGCTGCAGTCGGCCCCCTCCTAGCcccactgccctcccctcccccattcctccTACCTCCCCCaggtgggcaggaaggagggtGACAGGCCATGAATAAAACACAAGCCtccatttctctgtgtgtgtctcaaGGAGCTACTAGCTCAGTGTGGGCGGTAGGAATGGAAGGTTCGAAGACTCTTCCTCTGAGCAATGGTACCTTTTGGGTAGAGGCTGGAACTAGCTTCCTCTTACAAGCTCAACTCTCTTCTCCTCCTTGGGCCTGGTACCTGATGCAGGTACTGTTGGGTAAGCAGAGGGTGGGagtttcccacccctccccagagaAGGGCAGGGGGCCCTGTCCCAAGCTTCCTAACCCAGGACCTCCATTTCCCGCAGAGGAGAAACAAGACAGGGAGCAGGCCTGGTCCAGCTCTGGCTCTCTGCCTCTCCACGTGCTCACAGCCTCTCCCAGCCTGGTGCTAAGCAGTGTCATGAGTCTGGACCAGTTGGGAGATTAATTCTTGGGCATGGGAGCACTtcagggcagggaagggggaggagtgaCAGGTCCAAGGTCACCAACAGAGAGGGGCAGCTGCCATCCTTGATAGATCCCTCCTCTTCAGAATCTGTGacaggacttcccttgtggcgcagcggttaagaatccgcctgccaatgcaggggacacgggttcgagccctggtccgggaagatcccacatgctgcggagctactaagcccgtgggcgacaactattgagcctgcgctctagagcctgcgagctgcaactactgaagcccgggcaccgagagcccgtgctctgcaacaagggaaaccactgcaatgagaagcccgcgcaccgcaacaaagagtagcccccgctcgccgcaaatagagaaagcctgcacacagcaatgaagacccgacgcagccaaaaaataaatttaaaaaaagaacaaaaaacaacaacaaaaaaatggggcttccctggtggcgcagtggttgagagtccacctgcaggacacgggttcgtgccttggtccgggaagatcccacatgccgcggagcggctgggcccctgggccatggcccctgagcctgcgcgtctggagcctgtgctccacaacgggagaggccacaacagtgagaggcccgcgtaccgcaaaaaaaaaaaaaaacgactaaGCCTTGTGGAattcaaaaatttagaaaaataagaaaaagaaaagaatctgtgaCAGAGGTGGTCAGGAAGCCCCACTGGAAAAGAGAGCCAAGCAGGGCACTGGGCGCTTCTGGCCTGTAGCAAGCCCTGGCTTCAACCCACAGGCCTCAGCCTCCCtggctcctcctcccccaccccgccccacatgCACTTAATACTTCTGGCACCCAGTCCACCTGCCTCGGACTTTGGCCTCAGTGGTAGCTAGTGGGAGCCTGGGAAGCCCTGGAGCAAAGTTTCTCAagcaaagcaaaagaagaaacttCAGGTGTTGTAGTGCCTGCTAGCTTTCCCCTGAGAAGGTAAGCAGGGTACTGGGAGCTCGGGGGCTACGAGAAGACTGGCAAGATGTTCATGTATTGATAACTCAAAGCCTAAAGCTTTTCATGCGCCTCCTCACACTTTATCCCTTTTGATCCCCCACGGTTCCCAGGTGGGTGTGCTGGGTGTTAGTCCCACTtggtagatgagaaaacaggttcCGAGACACAGTGAGGTGCTCGGCCTCACACAGTAAGCTTGGAGCCAGCAGGACTAAAATGCAGGGGCTCCGTATGTGTCTCCAAAAATAAGGCCCAGCTGGTTTAGCAGGAGGTAAGAGGTGATAACAAGATCCCTCTGCTCCTGTGTGGCGGGTCTGCACACAGGACCCAGCTCATCTGGTTTTAGTTAAGTTACCCACAGATACAGGGTCTGCCCAGATCTTCGCTTTACTTAGATGAACTGTAGTTTGCGAGTCTCAGACTGCTCAAACCAGAGACTTCCAGTTAGGGGGAAGATATGAGGGGCGAGGGCTGGTGGGCCAGAGTAAACTAGACAAGTCTCCCTGCCCAGCTTCGGCTGCCACCTGCAGGTCACTTGGGGTCCGGCCATGTGGCTGCCTCTGCTTCTTGGAGTCTCGCTCTGGGCAGCACTGTGGTTGCTCAGGGACCGGCAGAGCCTGCCCGCCAGCGATGCTTTCGTCTTTGTCACCGGCTGTGACTCGGGCTTTGGGCGGCTTCTGGCACTGAGGCTGGACCAGAGAGGCTTCCGAGTCCTGGCCAGCTGCCTGACCCCCTCAGGGGCAGAGGACCTCGAGCGGGTGGCCTCCTCCCGACTCCACACCACCCTGCTGGATGTCACAGATCCCCAGAGCGTCCGGCAGGCAGCCAAGTGGGTGGAAACACACGTCGGGGAAGCAGGTGAGTATGGCAAGGGGCCACCGGGAACGGGGCGTAAGGTGTGCACTCGCAGGGGCTGTGGGAAGCTAGAGGGACTGCGGGGGAGGAGCAGGGCTCAGATCCTCCCGGAAAGGAGAGGGCCCATTGGAATGCCTCACCTACCCTGTGCCTGTCTCACCTCCCCACAGGGCTTTTTGGTCTGGTGAATAATGCCGGCACGGCTGGCATCATCGGGCCCACACCTTGGCAGACACAGGAGGATTTCCAGCGGGTGCTGAATGTGAACACACTGGGTCCCATCGGGGTCA from Pseudorca crassidens isolate mPseCra1 chromosome 11, mPseCra1.hap1, whole genome shotgun sequence includes:
- the BLOC1S1 gene encoding biogenesis of lysosome-related organelles complex 1 subunit 1 yields the protein MLSRLLKEHQAKQNERKELQEKRRREAITAATCLTEALVDHLNVGVAQAYMNQRKLDHEVKTLQVQAAQFAKQTGQWIGMVENFNQALKEIGDVENWARSIELDMRTIATALEYVYKGQLQSAPS